The Candidatus Zixiibacteriota bacterium DNA window CCGAGTCTCGTCGAAGCTCCCATCCCAACTCTGCCGGAGGATCGACACATCATTAGAGCCGGAGTTAGCCACGGCCAGATCAATATCACCGTCACCGTCGAAGTCACCGATGGTAACGGCTGCGGGCTTGTCACCTACCAGATAGCTCGCGGACTGCGCAAGAACCCCAAAGTCCGCGTTGGTAAAGATCACTACTGAATCCTTATCCCGCAAAACAACGGCCAGGTCGTTGAAACCGTTGCCGTCGAAGTCGGCCGCCGTCACGCCAACCGCCTGGCCGCTTACCGCATAGTCGGTCCGCTCGGAGAATTGACCCTCCACCTGATTCAGCCACACCGAGATAGAATTCCCATACTGATTGGCCGTGACAAGATCGAGGTGACCACTTCTGGTGAGGTCAGCCGTGTGAATTGCTTTGGTGAAAGCACCGGCCGGGAGCAGATCGGGGAACACAAAATCACCGGCTGCATCCACAGTGGCAATCGTAAAAGTCCATTGAAACGGCTCAAGGGGAGACCCGCCCGATGAGCCTATATCCGTCGATAGGACTACCGCAATACGTTCACCGGCGATTGCAACTGTCGAGGGATCAAACATTGCGACCCGTGTAGTCGGATTGTATGAGACCACACCTTCATGCCACCCGGACAAATCGCCAGAGACCAGGAAGCTTGAGGTTGTGATGCTCGACGAATCCATGTCAATATCGAATTCGACCGAGATCGGCGTATTGCCGGGCACGCTGAGCTCGTTCTGATCGGGACTGATTGATACAACCTGCGGAACCTGGGCGTCGGCGCTGCCGACCGTGCCCAAACAAATGAACAAGACTATGATTGTGTTTTTCACAGATGGCTCCTCCAAGTCCGCGACGGTGCATGTTGCTGCTCTAGGATGAGCAAACGGTGACAGCATAGTCAACAATAACAGCGGCTGCGATGTTTGTGGCGTTGTGCTGTCCGAGTCTTCAGATTCGGACACAAATTGACCATACATCGACCACCCACGCGATCTGAAGATCACGCGGCCACAATGGAGCAAAGCTCACGCCTGGACTCCGCTCGGCCTGACAGAGAGTGGGCGCGCGGCGCAAAGAGTGATTTTTCACCGCGAAGCGAGGGACCCATTTATGGGTGATTTATCACTTTAACATCCTTTAACAAGATCGCGCTTAACAGTGGGTCCGCATATCCGTATTTTGCTGCAAGTGACAGCAAACAACCGCGCCCTCATGAAAGGAAGCCTGCCATGAGACAATTAGTCATCGGTGCCCTGACCATAACATTACTTGTAACCTTATCACATAGCATCACATCCGCCGAATCGCCTGAAGAAATCATGGAAAAGCGCGCGCTCGGTTTTGTCACGACATTGCAAGCGGGTGACTCAGAAGCGCTGTTCGTTTACATGAACGAAAACTGGGCCCCGGCCAAACCGGGCGACAACCGGGATGGCCGCTGGACGCGAATCGCCGGTGACCTGGTAAAGCGACATGCCCAAGTCGAGATTGTCGGGGTCACTGTGGACCAACCATATCTACTATCCGTGCAAACAACCGAAGAAAACGGTCCGGCCCTCAGTTTCATTTTCGAGTTCGAAGAAACTCCCCCCTACGGCATTGTGCAGTTGGGCATAGAGGCAGGCGACCGTGGTCCTAAAGCCGACCTGCCGGATTTCATCATGCCGCCCGACGCCTCAACCGATCAGATTGTAGAAGCATTAAACATTTGGTTCGGTACGTTGGAGAAACAAGACAAGTTCTCCGGTACCGCATTGATAGCATGGCAGGGCAAGGCGATATTCACCGGCGCCTGGGGCATGGCCGACAAACGATGGGACATCCCCAACAATGCAGATACACGGTTCGATCTGGGTTCCATAAATAAATCGTTCACTAAGATCGCTATCGGGCAACTGTTACTGGCTGACAAGCTCACACTCGACGACCCTCTTTCCAAGCACATTTCCGACTACCCAAACGCAGAAGTGGCAGGCAAAGTGACTATCCGACATCTACTCGAACACTCGTCCGGTTTGGGAGACATCTTCACCGAAGAGTTTTTCAATTCGTCCAAATCGCTTTATGAGTCGCCGCGTGACTTCTTCGCACTGTTCGCAGATGCACCTTTACAGTTTGAGCCGGGTGAATCGCAAAGTTACTCCAACGCCGGTTTCATGGTGCTGGGCGTCATTATCGAAAACGTGTCAGGGCAAACTTACTACGAGTATGTACAGCAGCATGTATTCGATCGTGCGGGCATGACCGGCGCCGGGTTCTTCC harbors:
- a CDS encoding beta-lactamase family protein; the encoded protein is MRQLVIGALTITLLVTLSHSITSAESPEEIMEKRALGFVTTLQAGDSEALFVYMNENWAPAKPGDNRDGRWTRIAGDLVKRHAQVEIVGVTVDQPYLLSVQTTEENGPALSFIFEFEETPPYGIVQLGIEAGDRGPKADLPDFIMPPDASTDQIVEALNIWFGTLEKQDKFSGTALIAWQGKAIFTGAWGMADKRWDIPNNADTRFDLGSINKSFTKIAIGQLLLADKLTLDDPLSKHISDYPNAEVAGKVTIRHLLEHSSGLGDIFTEEFFNSSKSLYESPRDFFALFADAPLQFEPGESQSYSNAGFMVLGVIIENVSGQTYYEYVQQHVFDRAGMTGAGFFRRDDPVANVAEGYTQMRSEDEDGSWRSNAFMLPVRGNSAGSAQATVADLLAFDNALRTYKLLPPNYTAWYFGDDGALTQAKLMDMPERATVGTGIAGGAPGVSAALESDEDLAVIILSNYDAPIAESVSRALYRPLKKALGETM